A stretch of DNA from Thermodesulfobacteriota bacterium:
ATCTGGGGCTTAGCGATCACGAGGCCGATCTCCTTGCGGATTACCTCGTCAAGGACGATGCGAATATGGCCGCGCCTGAAACCTCCGCCCCGCCGCCGCTCGCACAAAAGACGGATAGTAAGCCGGGCTTCGGATATATCGCCTGCTCGTTCATTATAGGTTTTACTCTATGCGGCATCCTGGCGGCTATCTACATCTCGGGTTTAAAGAGGAGGCGGTAGAATTCAATCCGACAGGGAGGAGCCAGGTTAATAATATCGTTCGGGGCATTATCACATCTCTATTGCTCATCTGTCCCTTTACGCTGTTCGGTTATTTGGCGCTGGCGCAGGACGGGGCTATTGACGGCGAACCTGCCCGCACGCTCGAACCGGTCGTCGTCACGGGAACGGTAAACCCCGCCTCGGTTTCCCAAACGCCCGCGAGCGTTACTGTCATAACCCGTGAGGAGATCGAGGAGCGGAACGCGAGCAGCGTCGCCGAGCTCTTACAGCAGGTGCCGGGTTTATACGTCGACCAGCCGGCGTCCCGTGGAGGGGTGACGTCCGTGTATATAAGGGGCGGCGACCCCAACTTCACCCTCGTTCTTATAGACGGGGTGAAGGTGAACGACCCCACTAACAACCGCGGGGGCTCGTTCGACTTTTCGACCCTCAGCTCGGACAACATAGAGAGGATAGAGATAGTGCGCGACCCCATGTCGTCCCTCTACGGCTCGGATGCTCTCAGCGGCGTGATAAACATCGTCACGAAGAAAGGGGAGGGGAAGCCGTCGGCCTTCGCCGAGGGGTCTTACGGGAGATACGGTCAATACGGCTTTCTGGGTGGCGTCTCGGGGGCCGGGGAGTTTTATAATTACTCCCTCTCGGGATCTTATCTCGACGACGGCGAACAGGTAGAAGGGAGCAGCTTCAAGAGCCCGTCGTTCAGCGCGAGGCTCGGCGTTCTCGACGGCAGGAATTTCGAGATGAATTCGACCGTCAGATACTCCCACGTCGAAAGCTCGAGCTTCCCCGAAGACAGCGGCGGGCCGGAGTACGCCGTCCTCCGCTCCGTCGACAGGAGAAATATCGACCAGCTTCTTCTCGGGGTGGATCTTGCGCACGAGGTGCTGCCCTGGTGGGAGTACAGGGTCGAGCTCGCGTACTATAACAACAAGGAGAAGTTCTCGTCTCCAGGCGTCGCTCCCGGTGTAAGAGACCCGTTCGGCATACCCCCCAACAGCTCAGACAGCGACTTCAAAAGGTACGACGCCAACTTCGTTAACACGTTCACGATCCGTGAGGGCGTCGTTCTCGCCGCGGGCTTCGAGGCCGAGATAGAAGACGGGAAGAGCAGCGGCGAAATAATGCTCGATGGGCCGGTCCCATCCGACTTCTCGCTTACGAGGTATATCCTCTCGCCCTACGCCGAGTTCCAGTTGAGCGCCGTCGAGAACCTCTACGCCGTACTAGGCGCGAGGCTAGATTTCCCCGAGGGTTTCAATCATGCGTTCAGCCCGAGGGCGGGGCTCACGTATAAGATAGCTGCGACTGACACGACGCTAAGGGCGAACTGGGGAAAAGGGTTCAAGCTCCCGAGCTTCTTCTCGCTGTCGAGCCCTATCGTCGGGAACCCGGGCCTCGTCCCCGAAAAGAGCGAGAGCCTTGACGTCGGCGTCTCGCAGCGCGTGTGGAGCGGAAAGGCCGGCGCGCAGGTGAATCTTTACTACAACCGCTTCAAGAATCTCGTCGATTTCGACGAGGGGCCGCCGCCTATCCTCGTCAACAGGTCTAAGGTGACCGTGAAGGGGTTCGAGATCATAGGCGACATAAATCCGTGGGACCCGCTCACGGTGAGCGGCAGCGTGACTTACGCTGACAGTAACATCCAGGGCACGGACGAGGAGCTCAGAAACCGCCCGAAGTGGTTCGGCGGCTTTTCGGTCGGGTTCCGCCCCGACAGGAGCCTCGTCATGGTGCTCGACGCCGTGTTTACGGGGAAGGTTAACGATTCGTCCATTCCGACCGGAGACGTCGTCCTCGATTCCTATACGACCCTCGACTTCACGGCGACGTGGACACCGAGCCCGAACCTCCGCGTCTTTCTCGTCGTCGAGAATCTCCTTAACGCCGGATACGAGCAGTACGTCGGCTTCCCCGCGCCGGGGATAAGCCCGAGAGCCGGACTTCGGCTGTCATATTGAGTTCGCTTTGCCCTTGCCCGTAGTCCGCGATACATGGCAACCACCTTCTTCGGGGCAGGGCGTGCCTCTGTGGCCCTATTCTTGTCCGGGAACGATCCGGATAGTCAGGCCATAAACAGCGTCGAAGCGCTTATGCCTGTCGGGATTCTTTACGGCTGGCTATTAACCTAGGCGTGCCGGTCGATCTTCCGCTCGCTGACGAAATCGTTTTGGTCCAGACAGGGGTTTATGGTCAACACGTACCAGGTCGTGATGCCGATCACGAGCATTTCTCCGCCGTCTTCTACAATTTCGATGAAAATCGAAGCGAAACTGGCATCGTTGGTAATTCTAAATATTTTGTAAATTATATTGCCGAGCATATCTATCCCGAATCCAAAAAACACGAACGTTACGAGCAGAAAAAGGATATTGTTCGAGATTGCTCTTGCCTTGGGGCCGCTCTTTTGATAAGAAAAAATAATAGCGAAAAGAAAGGATAAGCCGCTCGTTATGTAAACAATAATTTCTCCGAAATCGTAAGACCGTAAATTGAAAGCATCCTTGAAATCGAAGATGTTTGCCACGTACCAGCCGACATTCTCATGGATCTGTAAAGAATCATCGAGGAGCAGATATAAGAATAAGAGCGACCAAATGAAATAAATAATCGTCGAGGTTTTTATAAAATATAAACAGAGTGTAATGGTGATCCATCCCAGTTGTACGTACTGAAAAATTTCCGGATATCCCCTCTCTTCGGATAATGACCACTTGGTATCGGTAAGAAAATCGAATCTGAAATGTACGAAGTGTAATAATATGAAGGCGAAATCGGTAAGAATTATTAGCGTTAGTAATTTACTATCTGTGTCTTTGAAGATCGCACCGAATAAATGGTTTCCAATGCTGTTAAGATTAATTTTCATCGTAACTTACCATCTATTCTTCGACACGGCGTCATATCCGCGTGAGGCAGCCCGGGTAATCATTTTTTAATGTCCGAATGCTTTCATTATTCCGATTTCCTGTTTAATTGTCAATGTGTTAAACAGGTTAAATAAACAAGTAAAAATACCCGCTGGCTCCACTGGATTGTATTCGATAATTCAGACACCGAGCTACACCGGATTGGGGAAAGACCCGTCGATCCGCCTGCCGCTTTTTTGCCATTAATGTGAAACGACGAATAATAAACCTCGATTATCTCGACCGGTTTATCCATAACGATATCCGCATTTTGCATGGTTGTATCCGTTAGGGTAAATTTAATACTCCGCTCACTGGAAAAACACTGAAACGGAAAATAATTTTAACATATAACGTTCACGTAACAGACCGTAGATACACACAATGCGCCCGTAGCTCAGTTGGATAGAGCAACGGACTTCTAATCCGTAGGTCGGGGGTTCGAATCCCTCCGGGCGCGCCAATCCTTGCGGGCATATCCCGAGAGCTCCTCTTCAGGAATACTTCTTCGATGGGGTAATATTATAGTCATGCCCGAGCTGCCCGACGTGGAAGCGATAAGGAATTACGTGGACGCGACTTCGCTCGACAAAAAGATCGCGAGGGTGGAGGTGAAGTCGCGCCGCATGCTGACCGTCTCCGGTCAGAAGTTCCGGAGCCGGCTCAAGGGGACTACTCTCAAATCGACGAGCCGCCGCGGCAAGCACCTCTTTGTGAAAACGGATAAGGACCTCTGGATTACCATGCATTTCGGCATGACGGGCGATTTGAAGTTCGTTGAAGACGGCAGCGAGGAAGTGGCCCACGGCCAGGTCAATATATTCTTCGACGGAGGACAGAAGCTCTCTTACACCAGCTTGCGCAAGCTCGGGAGGATAGGCCTCACCGAAGACATCGACGCTTACATAAAACGGAAGAAGCTCGGTCCCGACGCCGATTCGATAAGCTTCGGCGAGTTCTCGGATATAGTGCAAAAAGGGAAGGGCGGGATAAAGGCCCTTCTCATGAACCAGAAGCTCGTTTCCGGCATAGGCAACATTTATTCAGACGAAATGTTATTCCAGGCGGGCATACATCCCGAAAGCGCTGCGTCCGCTCTCGGCAAAGCCGACGTCCGAAAGCTCTACGATAAAATGAGGCGCATATTCCGGACGACGATAAAGCGCGGCGCCGACTCCGATAAGTACCCGTCCTCCTATCTCCTTAAATCGCGCCGCCAGGGCGAAGAATGCCCCGGGTGCAGTGGCAAGGTAAAACGGGAAACGATCGCCGGCCGCTCTTCCTACTTTTGCCCCGGCTGCCAGAGAAAAATTACCTGAGCCCTTCTATACGCTTTGAATCCCTGCCAACTTTCGCTCTATCGTCCGCTGTCACCGCTGCCACAGGATTTGCGCGGCTTCCAGGGGAACCGAGACGTCCGGACGGTGCGGTATCAGCCGCGGTGTGTAGTCCGAAGCCGGACGCGTCGAAGGCACACGCGCACTGTAGACGCAGGCCTCCTCCGATTCCTGGTGCTTCACGCGCGTCATAAGCTGCCTCACGGGAGCCCCTCCGCCGACGCCCTCGGCGTAGAGCTCTGCCTGAACCGCGTCCGGGTCGAGCCCGTCTAAAAAGAGCTCCACTTCGAAGACGTGGTGGCCGCCGTCTTCTTCGATCTTCATCGCCCCGAACCGGAGCGACGGCCATTTCTGATTCAGCGCATCCTGCCA
This window harbors:
- a CDS encoding TonB-dependent receptor, giving the protein MALAQDGAIDGEPARTLEPVVVTGTVNPASVSQTPASVTVITREEIEERNASSVAELLQQVPGLYVDQPASRGGVTSVYIRGGDPNFTLVLIDGVKVNDPTNNRGGSFDFSTLSSDNIERIEIVRDPMSSLYGSDALSGVINIVTKKGEGKPSAFAEGSYGRYGQYGFLGGVSGAGEFYNYSLSGSYLDDGEQVEGSSFKSPSFSARLGVLDGRNFEMNSTVRYSHVESSSFPEDSGGPEYAVLRSVDRRNIDQLLLGVDLAHEVLPWWEYRVELAYYNNKEKFSSPGVAPGVRDPFGIPPNSSDSDFKRYDANFVNTFTIREGVVLAAGFEAEIEDGKSSGEIMLDGPVPSDFSLTRYILSPYAEFQLSAVENLYAVLGARLDFPEGFNHAFSPRAGLTYKIAATDTTLRANWGKGFKLPSFFSLSSPIVGNPGLVPEKSESLDVGVSQRVWSGKAGAQVNLYYNRFKNLVDFDEGPPPILVNRSKVTVKGFEIIGDINPWDPLTVSGSVTYADSNIQGTDEELRNRPKWFGGFSVGFRPDRSLVMVLDAVFTGKVNDSSIPTGDVVLDSYTTLDFTATWTPSPNLRVFLVVENLLNAGYEQYVGFPAPGISPRAGLRLSY
- a CDS encoding DNA-formamidopyrimidine glycosylase family protein, translating into MPELPDVEAIRNYVDATSLDKKIARVEVKSRRMLTVSGQKFRSRLKGTTLKSTSRRGKHLFVKTDKDLWITMHFGMTGDLKFVEDGSEEVAHGQVNIFFDGGQKLSYTSLRKLGRIGLTEDIDAYIKRKKLGPDADSISFGEFSDIVQKGKGGIKALLMNQKLVSGIGNIYSDEMLFQAGIHPESAASALGKADVRKLYDKMRRIFRTTIKRGADSDKYPSSYLLKSRRQGEECPGCSGKVKRETIAGRSSYFCPGCQRKIT